AGGCGTGTTCAACAAGTTCCCCGGCCTCAAGGTGGTGCTGCTGGAATCCGGCGTCTCCTGGCTGATCCCGTTCCTGTGGCGCATGACCAAGTTCTGGCGCGGCACGCGCAGCGAAGTGCCCTGGGTGACGCGTCCACCGATCGAGATTGCGCGCGATCACGTCCGGCTCTCCATCCAGCCGTTCGATGCACCGGACGATCCTGCTATCGTCGGCCGGATCATCGAGCACATGCAGAGCGACGCCATGCTGCTCTTTGCCAGCGACTATCCGCATTTCCAGTACGAGGATGATGCCGTGCTGCCGCCGGGGCTCTCGGACGACTTCACGCGACGCCTGGCGCACGACAATCCGCTCGAGACCTATCCGCGCCTCAAGGAGGTCCAGTCATGACCGACGCACCCGCCAAGCCGATCGAGAACGATGGCGTCATCGACTGCGATATCCACCCGGCCATCCGCTCGTTCGAGGACCTCAAGCCTTATCTGAGCAAGCACTGGTGGGATTATTACTCCACCTATGGCCTGCGTTCGCGCCAGGGTTTCGTCAAAGGCACGCCCTACCCCAAGATCGCGCCTTCGGCGATGCGCCGCGATGCCTGGCCCGAGACCGGCCTGCCGGGCAGCGACTTGAAGCTCATGCAGACCCAGCACCTGGATGCCCACAACATCCAGCTCGGTGTGCTCAACCCGCTCAATCCCTCGGGCGGCGACCTCAACGTCGATTTCAGCGCGGCGCTCTGCTCGGCCACCAATGACTGGCTGCTCGAGACGTTTACGCGCAAGGAAAAGCGGCTCAAGGCCTCCATCATGGTGGCCTACGAGGATGGCGCTTCCGCCGCCGCGGAAATCCATCGCCGCGCGCCCGAAAAGGACTTCGTGCAGGTGCTGCTGCTCAGTCGCACCAGCGAGCCGCTGGGCAAGCGCCGCTACTGGCCGATCTTCGAGGCGGCCTCCCAGCACAACCTGCCGGTCGCCGTGCACGTCTTCGGCTATAGCGGCCACCCGGCGACCAATAGCGGGCATCCCTCCTTCTATCTCGAAGAAGGCGCGGCCCATCCCGCCGGCATCCAGGCGTCCATCGCCAGTCTCATCTTCGAAGGTGCGTTCGAGCGCTATCCGAACTTCCGCCTGCTGGTGATCGAGGCCGGTTTTGCCTGGCTTCCGGCCTTCTCTTGGCGGCTCGACAAGCTCTGGAACCGGATGCGCGGCGAAGTTCCGCATGTGAAGCGTCCGCCCTCCGAATACATTAAGGAGCGCATCTGGATCACCACGCAGCCGATGGAGGAATCTCCCCGGCCGCACCAGGTGGTCGAGATCATGGACTATATCGGCTGGGACCGGCTGATGTTCGCAAGTGACTATCCGCATTGGGATTTCGACGATCCGAAATTCGGCCTGCCACCGTCTCTCGGCGCCGAGCAGCGTGCGATGGTGCGCTATCGCAATGCCCAAGCGCTCTACGGACTTTAAGCCATGTCGTTCCATGTCGTAGCTCAGGTGAGCGACATTCCGGTCGGGCAGCGCAAGCTGGTGGAGGTCAAGGGCCGCGAGGTCGTGATCTTCAACCACGAGGGCGAGTTCTTCGCCGTTCTCAACCGCTGCCCCCATCAGGGCGGACGGCTCTGCGATGGCCTGTTGACCGTCGCCATTACCTCCAACGAACCGGGGCATTACGAGTATATCCCGGAGCGGCAGGTTATCCGTTGCCCCTGGCATGCCTGGGAATTCGATATCCGCACCGGCAAGTCCTGGTGCGAGCCGGACCGGGTGAAAGTGCGCACTTACAAGACCGAAGTGCTGCCCGGCACCAAGCTCGTGCGGGGCGAATACACCGCCGAAATCTTCCCGGTGAAGACCGAGAACGACTACATCCTGATCGACGCCTGAACCGAGAAAAACTGATTATGAACGCGGCAAATCCATCTCAGGCGCTTGAACATGCCTTCGCGGTGCTCCGTGAGAACGACCGGGGCACCTATACCGTGCCGACCAAGGGTCTCTACCCCTTCCAGTGGAACTGGGACTCGTGCCTGACCGCCCTCGGCCTCGCCGAACTGGACGAGGATCGGGCCTGGACCGAGATCGAGACGCTGTTCGCCCATCAATGGCCGGACGGCATGATCCCGCACATCGTCTTCCATGTGCCTTCGGATACCTATTTCCCCGGACCCAATGTCTGGGGCACCAATCGGCCGACGTCGACCTCGGGCATCACCCAGCCGGCCGTTGCAGGCTTTGCGGCGAAGCGGCTTTTCGATCGCGCCAAGGACAAGGCGATGGCGGCCGACCGTTGCCGCGCGCTGCTGCCCAAGATCGACGCCTGGCATCGCTGGTTCTATGAAAACCGCGATCCGCATGGCGAAGGGCTGGTTGCCATTCTCCATCCCTGGGAAGCCGGGCGCGACAATTCGGTGGATTGGGACGAAGCGCTGGCCCAGGTGCCGACGACCGGCATCGCGCCCTATACGCGGCGCGACACGGACCACGCCAACCCCGCCCATCGCCCGACCAAGGCGCAGTACGACGCCTATATGTGGCTGGTGGAGCATTTCCGTGCGCTCGGCTGGGACAATTCCAGGCTCCACGACGCTTCGCCATTCCAGGTGATCGACCCGGCGTTCAACGCCATCCTCATCCGCGCCTGCACGGATCTGGCGGCACTCGCGGATGAGCTTGGCGAGGCCGAGATTGCCGCGCGCAATAGCGCCTGGGCACAGCGTGCGCTCCCTGCCCTCGATACGCTCTGGAGTGCCGAGAGCGGGCGTTATCTCGCGCGGAACCGCGTCACCGGCAAGCTGATCGACAGTCAGTCTATCGGTGGGCTGCTGCCGGTTTTCGCGCCGATCCCGGCCGCCCGCTGCCACGCCATTGCCGAGCACGTGCAGGGGCTGCTCAAGGTGCTGAACTACATCGTCCCCTCCCATGACATCGGCACGGCGGGCTTCGAGCCGCAGCGCTATTGGCGTGGGCCGGTATGGCTGGTCACCAATTACATGATCGCCGATGGCCTGCGGAATGCGGGTGAGCTGGCCGTGGCCGACCGCATCGCGCGGTCCAGCCTCGAGCTCATCACCAAATCGGGCTTTGCCGAATATTACGATCCCAAGACCGGCGAGCCGCTGGGCGGCGGACGGTTCACTTGGACGGCGGCCATGGTCATTGAGTTCCTGCGCGCGCAGGAAGCCGAACTGGCCTGACGGATTTATTCCGGCGCTTCGATGGAAGCGCCGGAAATCCTAGTTGATGTCGGGGATGCTGATCGGCGCCGGCAGCGGGCACTTTTCGATATCGGCGAGAAGCTCAAGCATTCCGGTCACTTCGCGCTCGGCGATCAGACGGCCCTTCTCGGCCGTAGCCTTCGAGGCGTCGCCGACCGTGCCGGAGGCGTTGAGATCACTGGAAATCCAGGAATAGGCGTGGCTGCCGGTCGGGCGCAGATGGGTGAACTGCACCTCGTCGCGCGCGGCAATCGATTGGAAGTTGGCCAGCTTTTCGGCGCGCACGAGTTCGGGGCGGAAATACATCATCATCGAGGTTTCGAAGTCGCCGCCGTGAATGCCGTGGCGGCGCTCGACATCGGGCAGCAGCCCATCCGGCGGCGGAAACTTGCTCCAGCCGGATTTAACGACGAGCATGTTGGCCCGCACGCGCAGTTCGCGCGTCACGATGCCCATCACCTCTTCATTGCCACCGTGCGAGTTAATGACCAGCAGCTTCCTGACACCGGCCCGCGCCACCGAGAGCCCGATGGCGACCCAGGAGTCGATGAGGCTATGAACGTCGTGGGTCAGCGTGCCGCGCGCCCAGAGGTGTTCGTTGGATTTGCCGACTTCCTGTATCGGCAGCACCCGCACATCCATGCTCTCGGGCAGACGCGGCCGCAGCAGGTCGAGACAGCCGGCATTGAGCATGACATCGGTGCCCAGAGGCAAATGCGGGCCGTGCTGCTCGACCGCGGCAATCGGCAAAACTGCAATCGTTTTCAGCGGATCGATGCCTTCGAACTCGTCGGCACGGAATTCCGTCCACCAGAACTTTCGGGTCATCTCAAGCCCCCTGCTCCGGCCCCGCGGCCACGACTTCGATCTCGACCACGAATTCCGGGCGCGTAAAGCCGCCGACGATCATCAGGGTCGAAGCCGGATAAGGCGCCGAAAACAGGGAGTTTCGCACATCCATGTAGCCAGCCATGTGCTCGCGGCCGGTGACGAAAGCATTGATGCGCACGACGTGCTCCAGCCCCAATCCTGCCTCCGCGAGGATGGCGGCGACGTTGCCGAAGCAGATGCGCGCCTGCCCGGCACTATCGGCCGGGACGTTGCCATCGGCATCGATGCCGAGCTGGCCCGAGCAAAATACGAGCTGCTGCCCGGAGGGCACCGCAATTCCGTGGCTGTAGGGGGCGAACGGGGGCGCAATGGCCGCCGGAGACAGTGGTTTCATTGCGCTTTTGACCTCACGTCGGGGCTGCATCGTAGTCAAATTTAAAACGGTTGCAATACTGAATTTCGTACATTTTGTCGGCATTTCCCTGACTTTTCTGTTTTCAAGGCGATGAAAACCGACAAGGTTTAGGGACCGCCGGGAGAGCGGAAGGACCGCGCAGTTATTTCCGCGCGCGGCTGAGAGGGAAGACACAATGAGACATGCAGTCAACCTGGCCGCTGCGGCCACGATTCTGGCAAGCGCGCTTTCGGGCACGGCGCTGGCGCAGGACAAGGTTACCTTCGGCACCAACTGGCTGGCCCAGGCCGAGCATGGTGGTTTCTACCAAGCGCTCGCCGATGGCACCTATGCCAAGTACGGCCTCGACGTCACCATCCGCCAGGGCGGACCGCAGGTGCCGAACGGCCAGTTGCTCACCGCCGGGCAGATCGATTTCTACATGGGCGGCATGTCGACCATCGACGCGGCGCGCCAGGGCATGCCGAACGTCACGGTCGCCGCCATGTTCCAGAAGTCGCCGCAGATCCTGATGTCGCATCCGGATGCCGGCTTCACGGACCTGGCGAGCCTCGCCGGCGCCAGCAAGATCATCATGGGCAAGGACAGCTTCTTTGCCGGCTACTGGCCGTGGATGCGCTCGAACTTCAAGGGGTTCAGCGATGACATGTACGAGCCCTATACCTTCAACCCTGCTCCGTTCATCGCCGACGACAAGTCGGTGCAGCAGGGCTACCTGACCGCCGAGCCTTTCGAGATCGAGAAGCAAGCCGGCTGGGCGCCGCAGGTGTTCCTGATCGCCGATTTCGGCTACCAGCCCTATTCGACCACAATCGAGACCCGCCAGGACATGGTGGCGGACAAGCCCGACCTGGTTCAGCGCTTCGTGGATGCCAGCACCATCGGCTGGTACAACTATCTCTATGGCGACAACACGGCCGCCAACGACCTGATCAAGAAAGACAATCCCGAGATGACCGATGAGCAGCTGGCCTACGCCACTGCCAAGATGAAGGAATACGGGATCCTGGTGTCGGGCGACGCTGAAGCCCACGGCATCGGTTGCATGACCGACGCGCACTGGAAGGATTTCTACGACGGCATGATCAAGGCCGGCGTCTACGAGGCCGGTATCGACCTCTCAAAGGCCTACACCACCCAGTTCGTCTGCAAGGACGTGGGCAAGGATCTGGTCAAGAACTGACAACACGCTTGACGGTGGGCGCGGACAATCGTGTTCGCGCCCCTTTTTGTTATCGGAAATCGTCCATTGACCGATCTGTCGTACAAGACCAGAGCGCCTGAGGCGGGCAGCGAGCAGCGGCCCGTCGTCACCATGCGCGACGTCAGCAAAGTATTCTCCAATGGCACGCTCGCCCTCAAGGGCATGTCGCTGGACGTGCAGAGCGGCGAATTCATCTCCCTGCTCGGCCCCTCCGGCTGCGGCAAGTCGACGGCCCTGCGCATCATCGCCGGGCTCGGCGCGCCCTCCTCCGGCCAGGTGGCCTGGCCGAGCTCGAAGATCAACAGCAAGGGCCTGCCCGAAGGCGATGTCGGCTTCGTCTTCCAGGAGCCGACGCTGATGCCGTGGTCCACGGTCTTCGGCAATGTCTATCTGCCGTTGAAGCTCCGTGGCGTTTCCAAGGCCGATGCGCGTGACGCCGTCATGCAGCAATTGGCCAATGTCGGCCTCGCCGATTTCGCCAAGGCCTATCCGCGCGAACTTTCCGGCGGCATGAAGATGCGCGTCTCGATCGCGCGTGCCCTCGTCACCCAGCCCAAGCTGCTGCTGATGGACGAGCCCTTCGCGGCGCTCGACGAAATCACCCGGCAGAAGCTCAACGACGACGTGCTCGATCTTTGGACCCGCACCCGCGTGACGGTGATCTTCGTGACGCACTCGGTGTTCGAATCCGCCTATCTCTCCAATCGCATTGTGGTGATGCGGGCGCGGCCGGGTCAGGTCTATACGGACCTCCCCATCGCGCAGCCGGAAACCCGCGACGCGGATTATCGCGTATCTGAATTCTATCGCGCCAACTGCCAGACCGTCTCGGACGCCCTGCAGCGCGCCATCCAGTCGGCGGAGAGCTGAAATGGCTGACATCACCCGCGCCGTCAGCAGCGAACAGGGCACCGACAGCGCCGCGATCATCGCGCCGCCGCGCGTGTCCAGCAACGAGAAGCTGCTGCGTTTCATCGTGCCCATCGGGGCACTGCTGGTTTTCGTGCTGCTTTGGCAGGCTTTCGTGAGCCTGCGCGGCATTCCCACCTACATCCTGCCGGGTCCGATCGACGCCATCGGGGCGCTGTTCAAGGATTCCGGCACGCTCTGGCCCGCCCTCTGGGTGACGCTGCGCATCACCTTCATGGCGCTCGGCGTCGCGCTGCTCGGCGGCGTGGTGCTGGCGATCATCATCGTGCAGTCCAAGTGGCTGGAGCTGGCGCTGTTCCCGTTCACCGTCATCCTGCAGGTGACCCCGATCATCGCCATCGCGCCGCTGATCCTCATCTATGCGCCCGATACGCAGACGGCGCTGATGATCTGCGCCTTCCTCGTGGCGTTCTTCCCGATCCTCTCCAACATGGTGCAGGGTCTCAAGAGCGTGGACCATAACCTGCTCAACCTCTTCGAGCTTTATGGCGCCAAGGGCTGGCAGACGCTGTTCTTCCTCAAGATCCCGGCCTCGATGCCCTACTTCATGGCGGGCCTGCGGATTGCCGGCGGTCTCTCGCTGATCGCGGCCGTGGTGGCCGAGTTCGCGGCGGGTTCGGCCGGACAGGGTTCGGGCCTCGCCTTCCGCCTGTTGGAGAGCCAGTATCGCCTCAACCTGCCGCGCATGTTTGCCGCGCTCATCATGCTTTGCGGCACGGGCATCGCCATCTACGCGCTGACCTCGTTCGTGGCCTGGCTGACGCTGCATCGCTGGCACGAAAGCGCCATCCGGCGCGAGAACTAGCCAGTGGCCGCCAGCGCAGCATCCTGGGCCGGCGACAGCGTTGTGCTGCTCAACGCCCGCCTGCCCGACGCCGCCCGCGGGCTGGCGTCCGGCAAGGTGCAATTAGCCAATATCAGGACTGTCGATGGCAAGGTGATTGCCATCGGCGCCGACGTGACGCCGGAGCCCGGCGAGGCCAGCCACGATTGCCGGGGCGGCCTCGTAGTGCCGGCCTTTGTCGACGTGCATACGCATCTCGACAAAGGGCACATCTGGACGCGGACCGAGAACCCGGACGGCAGTTTCATGGGCGCGTTGCGCTCGGTTGGCGCTGACCGGCAGGCGCATTGGTCGGCCGAGGATATCGAGCGCCGTACGGATTTTGCGCTGCGCTGTGCGTTTGCCCATGGCACGGCGGCGATCCGCACGCATCTCGATAGCGATCCCGCGCAGCGGGTAGTGAGTTGGCCGATCTTCGACAAGGTGCGCGACGCCTGGCGAGGTCGGATCGAATTGCAGCCCGTCGCGCTGATCGGGCCGGACAGCATGTGCGACCTGGAGGAAGTGCGGGCGGTTGCGCGCTGGATCAAGCCGTTTGGCGGCGTCCTCGGTGGCGCGATTGCCAACCATCCCGACGCGCGGACGGCAATGGCTAATGTCGTGAAA
The sequence above is a segment of the Paradevosia shaoguanensis genome. Coding sequences within it:
- a CDS encoding Rieske (2Fe-2S) protein, encoding MSFHVVAQVSDIPVGQRKLVEVKGREVVIFNHEGEFFAVLNRCPHQGGRLCDGLLTVAITSNEPGHYEYIPERQVIRCPWHAWEFDIRTGKSWCEPDRVKVRTYKTEVLPGTKLVRGEYTAEIFPVKTENDYILIDA
- a CDS encoding ABC transporter ATP-binding protein → MRDVSKVFSNGTLALKGMSLDVQSGEFISLLGPSGCGKSTALRIIAGLGAPSSGQVAWPSSKINSKGLPEGDVGFVFQEPTLMPWSTVFGNVYLPLKLRGVSKADARDAVMQQLANVGLADFAKAYPRELSGGMKMRVSIARALVTQPKLLLMDEPFAALDEITRQKLNDDVLDLWTRTRVTVIFVTHSVFESAYLSNRIVVMRARPGQVYTDLPIAQPETRDADYRVSEFYRANCQTVSDALQRAIQSAES
- a CDS encoding amylo-alpha-1,6-glucosidase, encoding MNAANPSQALEHAFAVLRENDRGTYTVPTKGLYPFQWNWDSCLTALGLAELDEDRAWTEIETLFAHQWPDGMIPHIVFHVPSDTYFPGPNVWGTNRPTSTSGITQPAVAGFAAKRLFDRAKDKAMAADRCRALLPKIDAWHRWFYENRDPHGEGLVAILHPWEAGRDNSVDWDEALAQVPTTGIAPYTRRDTDHANPAHRPTKAQYDAYMWLVEHFRALGWDNSRLHDASPFQVIDPAFNAILIRACTDLAALADELGEAEIAARNSAWAQRALPALDTLWSAESGRYLARNRVTGKLIDSQSIGGLLPVFAPIPAARCHAIAEHVQGLLKVLNYIVPSHDIGTAGFEPQRYWRGPVWLVTNYMIADGLRNAGELAVADRIARSSLELITKSGFAEYYDPKTGEPLGGGRFTWTAAMVIEFLRAQEAELA
- a CDS encoding ABC transporter substrate-binding protein, which encodes MRHAVNLAAAATILASALSGTALAQDKVTFGTNWLAQAEHGGFYQALADGTYAKYGLDVTIRQGGPQVPNGQLLTAGQIDFYMGGMSTIDAARQGMPNVTVAAMFQKSPQILMSHPDAGFTDLASLAGASKIIMGKDSFFAGYWPWMRSNFKGFSDDMYEPYTFNPAPFIADDKSVQQGYLTAEPFEIEKQAGWAPQVFLIADFGYQPYSTTIETRQDMVADKPDLVQRFVDASTIGWYNYLYGDNTAANDLIKKDNPEMTDEQLAYATAKMKEYGILVSGDAEAHGIGCMTDAHWKDFYDGMIKAGVYEAGIDLSKAYTTQFVCKDVGKDLVKN
- a CDS encoding amidohydrolase family protein: MTDAPAKPIENDGVIDCDIHPAIRSFEDLKPYLSKHWWDYYSTYGLRSRQGFVKGTPYPKIAPSAMRRDAWPETGLPGSDLKLMQTQHLDAHNIQLGVLNPLNPSGGDLNVDFSAALCSATNDWLLETFTRKEKRLKASIMVAYEDGASAAAEIHRRAPEKDFVQVLLLSRTSEPLGKRRYWPIFEAASQHNLPVAVHVFGYSGHPATNSGHPSFYLEEGAAHPAGIQASIASLIFEGAFERYPNFRLLVIEAGFAWLPAFSWRLDKLWNRMRGEVPHVKRPPSEYIKERIWITTQPMEESPRPHQVVEIMDYIGWDRLMFASDYPHWDFDDPKFGLPPSLGAEQRAMVRYRNAQALYGL
- a CDS encoding ABC transporter permease; translated protein: MADITRAVSSEQGTDSAAIIAPPRVSSNEKLLRFIVPIGALLVFVLLWQAFVSLRGIPTYILPGPIDAIGALFKDSGTLWPALWVTLRITFMALGVALLGGVVLAIIIVQSKWLELALFPFTVILQVTPIIAIAPLILIYAPDTQTALMICAFLVAFFPILSNMVQGLKSVDHNLLNLFELYGAKGWQTLFFLKIPASMPYFMAGLRIAGGLSLIAAVVAEFAAGSAGQGSGLAFRLLESQYRLNLPRMFAALIMLCGTGIAIYALTSFVAWLTLHRWHESAIRREN
- a CDS encoding RidA family protein, whose protein sequence is MKPLSPAAIAPPFAPYSHGIAVPSGQQLVFCSGQLGIDADGNVPADSAGQARICFGNVAAILAEAGLGLEHVVRINAFVTGREHMAGYMDVRNSLFSAPYPASTLMIVGGFTRPEFVVEIEVVAAGPEQGA
- a CDS encoding creatininase family protein codes for the protein MTRKFWWTEFRADEFEGIDPLKTIAVLPIAAVEQHGPHLPLGTDVMLNAGCLDLLRPRLPESMDVRVLPIQEVGKSNEHLWARGTLTHDVHSLIDSWVAIGLSVARAGVRKLLVINSHGGNEEVMGIVTRELRVRANMLVVKSGWSKFPPPDGLLPDVERRHGIHGGDFETSMMMYFRPELVRAEKLANFQSIAARDEVQFTHLRPTGSHAYSWISSDLNASGTVGDASKATAEKGRLIAEREVTGMLELLADIEKCPLPAPISIPDIN